The following coding sequences lie in one Flavobacteriales bacterium genomic window:
- a CDS encoding alginate export family protein yields MVAFLFFCTNNLVAQDTTHFKEFNVDLEFRPRAEYRDGYKQLKNDTTSPSYFVNQRTRLNITYQTDKLIFHTSLQDIRLYGQTGQFSSSGSIGVFETYIEPILSKTTSIRIGRQKLDLDNNRLFSPADWSQQSRAHEGIRFIYKNKKVLSEILGAFSQSNENVFQTNYSPMGFNNYKMLGVHHLKWQVSEKTTLTTINATDGFEHKTNQQVLFLRATSGGRIEFKTNKFYATISGYYQYGNTPNGVKLSAFYVQPEIKYKPSEKLTTWLGAELLSGDDASKKSKVSNSFEPLYGVAHRFMGRMDYFTSFPKDVKNGGLINPYLFIQYAFSKKCSIKNDAHLFYTQNNVLDKNNNIIHPFLAFENDISIKYKFNEFTTLDGGFAFMLAEKSMETIKGGNSSLTPTWAFIMITFKPELFHYKSKQ; encoded by the coding sequence ATGGTAGCATTTTTGTTTTTTTGCACCAACAATTTAGTTGCTCAAGATACCACACATTTTAAAGAGTTCAATGTTGATTTAGAGTTTAGACCACGTGCAGAATACCGCGATGGTTACAAACAATTAAAAAACGATACTACAAGTCCTTCTTATTTTGTAAACCAACGAACTCGATTAAATATTACGTATCAAACCGACAAATTAATTTTTCATACTTCTTTACAAGATATTCGACTTTATGGTCAAACAGGGCAATTTTCAAGTTCAGGAAGTATCGGAGTTTTTGAAACTTATATCGAACCCATTCTATCGAAAACTACTTCTATTAGAATTGGTCGCCAAAAATTAGATTTAGACAACAACCGCTTATTTTCTCCAGCAGATTGGTCACAACAAAGCAGGGCTCATGAAGGTATTCGTTTCATCTATAAAAATAAAAAAGTGCTTTCGGAAATATTGGGTGCTTTTAGTCAAAGTAACGAAAACGTTTTTCAAACCAACTATTCTCCAATGGGCTTTAACAACTACAAAATGTTGGGTGTGCATCATCTAAAATGGCAAGTAAGCGAAAAAACTACATTAACGACGATAAACGCTACGGATGGTTTTGAGCATAAAACAAATCAACAAGTGCTTTTTTTAAGAGCGACAAGTGGTGGACGAATAGAATTTAAAACCAATAAGTTTTATGCAACCATTTCAGGTTATTACCAATACGGGAATACACCTAACGGAGTAAAATTATCGGCATTTTACGTTCAACCAGAAATAAAGTACAAGCCTTCAGAAAAGTTAACCACATGGCTTGGTGCTGAACTATTAAGTGGTGATGATGCTTCCAAAAAAAGCAAGGTCTCTAATTCGTTTGAGCCATTGTATGGTGTAGCGCATCGATTTATGGGGCGAATGGATTATTTTACTTCCTTTCCTAAAGACGTTAAAAATGGTGGATTAATCAATCCATACCTATTTATTCAATACGCTTTCAGTAAAAAATGCTCTATTAAAAACGATGCTCACTTATTTTACACTCAAAATAATGTTTTAGATAAAAACAACAACATCATCCATCCATTTTTAGCCTTTGAAAACGATATCTCCATAAAATATAAGTTTAACGAGTTTACCACGCTCGACGGTGGATTTGCTTTTATGCTTGCTGAAAAAAGTATGGAAACAATAAAAGGAGGGAATAGTTCCTTAACACCAACGTGGGCATTTATCATGATAACGTTTAAACCAGAACTGTTTCACTACAAAAGCAAACAGTAG
- a CDS encoding T9SS type A sorting domain-containing protein yields MRYILVLLVSLLPLRFSAQIITAGQQLINGYYFDIIPDTVCNSGGSPFGFQKIYNIDLNDDGIIDFEINPLDGSGQNGAYKRCAIIPKNSNEIALSLTLDSCFGNPSMYPTPPHLAYTYKLAHGFAMNDTINIFGNWIDSTALLSYNHWVIASFNCSGGNFYDNSKYIGVRVFHNQDTLYGWIKIKDLTSTSVTIEEFACNINSTSIQENKSSYFLVYPNPTTTHITIEFKQLFQQIYISILSIKGQEIKKFDFSSKSKFDLDLSELTNGIYYVKVNNGDSVFFTKIIKE; encoded by the coding sequence ATGAGATATATTCTTGTCTTACTTGTATCCTTATTGCCATTAAGATTTAGCGCTCAAATTATTACTGCTGGACAACAATTAATAAATGGCTATTACTTTGATATTATTCCTGATACAGTTTGTAATAGCGGAGGTAGTCCTTTTGGATTTCAGAAAATATATAACATTGATTTGAATGACGATGGAATAATTGATTTTGAGATAAATCCATTAGATGGTAGTGGTCAAAATGGTGCATACAAAAGATGTGCTATTATACCAAAAAACAGCAATGAGATAGCACTATCATTAACATTAGACTCATGTTTTGGAAATCCGAGCATGTATCCTACCCCACCTCATCTTGCTTACACCTATAAGTTAGCTCATGGATTTGCAATGAATGACACAATTAATATATTTGGAAATTGGATTGATTCAACTGCCCTTCTAAGCTATAATCATTGGGTTATTGCCAGCTTTAATTGTAGTGGTGGTAATTTTTACGATAACTCAAAATATATTGGAGTTAGAGTATTTCATAATCAAGACACTTTATACGGCTGGATAAAAATCAAAGATTTAACATCTACTTCGGTTACAATTGAAGAATTTGCTTGTAATATTAATTCTACTTCAATACAAGAAAATAAGTCTAGTTATTTTCTTGTATACCCAAACCCTACAACTACTCATATTACAATAGAATTCAAACAATTGTTTCAACAAATTTATATTTCAATACTAAGCATTAAAGGTCAAGAAATTAAAAAATTCGATTTTTCATCAAAATCAAAATTTGATTTAGATTTAAGTGAATTAACTAATGGAATATACTATGTTAAAGTAAATAACGGTGATTCTGTATTTTTTACAAAAATCATAAAAGAATAA
- the aroB gene encoding 3-dehydroquinate synthase, whose translation MKTYKTLNSEIFIGNDVLLLLNEYLVSYQKSKLFLLVDENTLNSCATQLIAQVKPLEKAEIIEIESGEENKTIDICYQLWKTLADYKADRNALLINLGGGVITDMGGFVASTYKRGIDFINIPTTLLSQIDASVGGKVGVDLDGLKNMVGVFNEPKAVFIYPDFLKTLDKRQMMSGYAEALKHALIADADYWSKLKKGMLSDAAFWSKLITQSVEIKNNIVLNDPKEKGERKILNFGHTVGHAVETHYLSGDDLPLLHGEAIAIGMICEAFISHKINGLTETELNDITATFAKFYKLPTLKLEEFHVMLELMKNDKKNSKSNVNFTLIKSIGEGTFDHKVDTDLIIESLHFYNTIYQ comes from the coding sequence ATTAAAACATATAAAACACTTAACTCCGAAATTTTTATTGGAAACGATGTGTTATTGTTGTTGAACGAATACTTAGTATCTTACCAAAAATCGAAACTGTTTTTGTTGGTTGATGAAAACACGCTGAACAGTTGTGCTACTCAATTGATTGCACAAGTAAAACCACTCGAAAAAGCTGAAATTATTGAAATTGAAAGTGGTGAAGAAAACAAAACCATTGACATTTGTTATCAGTTATGGAAAACCCTTGCAGATTACAAAGCTGATAGAAATGCTTTGTTGATTAATTTAGGTGGAGGTGTAATTACCGATATGGGCGGTTTTGTTGCCTCTACATATAAAAGAGGAATTGATTTTATCAATATTCCTACTACATTGTTATCGCAAATAGATGCTTCAGTTGGGGGTAAAGTAGGAGTTGATTTAGATGGGCTGAAAAATATGGTGGGTGTTTTTAACGAACCTAAAGCCGTATTTATTTATCCTGATTTTTTAAAAACATTAGATAAACGACAAATGATGTCGGGTTATGCTGAAGCTTTAAAGCATGCTTTAATTGCTGATGCTGATTATTGGAGTAAATTGAAAAAAGGAATGCTTTCTGATGCCGCTTTTTGGTCGAAATTAATTACACAATCGGTAGAGATAAAAAACAACATTGTGTTAAACGACCCAAAAGAGAAAGGAGAGCGTAAAATCTTGAATTTTGGTCATACCGTTGGACATGCCGTAGAAACTCATTATTTAAGTGGCGACGATTTGCCCTTGTTACACGGCGAAGCCATTGCCATAGGTATGATTTGCGAAGCGTTTATTTCTCACAAAATAAATGGGTTGACTGAAACTGAATTGAACGATATTACGGCAACTTTTGCCAAATTTTATAAATTACCAACGTTGAAATTGGAAGAATTTCATGTGATGTTGGAATTGATGAAAAACGACAAGAAAAACAGTAAATCGAATGTGAATTTTACCTTAATAAAAAGTATAGGGGAAGGTACTTTCGATCATAAAGTAGACACCGATTTAATTATTGAATCGCTACATTTTTATAATACCATATATCAGTAA
- a CDS encoding thioredoxin family protein, which yields MKFNFLKKSLTVLVVFVLSLFSLQAQIYDPVAWSYETKKINETEAELVIKATIERGWHLYAIELPSNDGPIATTIVFAPSDNYELVGKPTEGKYKTEFDPNFNMDLNYHEVEAIFTQKIKIKNNAPFRIEGTLESMVCNAEMCLPPEIVDLDFAMNGASISNAEIGVAGDVSKIIPQLPNMKIDEPLSDCGEKKEISNVWLVFLFGFIGGLIALLTPCVFPMIPLTVSFFTKGGKDGKKGLGRAVLYGFFIFLIYAVLSVPFHFNTDPEVLNEIATSVWLNVIFFAVFLIFSISFFGFFEITLPSKLTNKADSASDVGGILGIFFMALTLALVSFSCTGPILGTVLGNSLKNGPWPITAAMSGFGVALGLPFALFAAFPSIMKNLPQSGGWLNSVKVVLGFIELALALKFLSNADLVMQWGLIQRETFFLIWTIIGVGLTLYLLGILKFPHDSPIIKFSRFRIIFTTIIVLFTIYISTGIFKSSPWSHNFLSGFPPPAFYSWYENETFHAEFTDFNEALAESKRTNKPLLIDFTGWACVNCRKMEESVWTVAEIKERLKNDFVLVSLYVDDKVKLPENEQGVFEFDANGIVKKKTIKTIGNKWATFQTHVFNNNSQPYYVMLSPDGELLANPIGYMDDEKEYKAYLDCGIVTFKSIEKKDEVAPTFQIIN from the coding sequence ATGAAGTTCAATTTCCTAAAAAAATCTCTCACAGTTTTAGTTGTTTTTGTATTATCACTATTTAGTCTGCAAGCACAAATTTACGATCCCGTTGCTTGGTCGTACGAGACTAAAAAAATAAACGAAACAGAAGCTGAATTAGTTATAAAAGCTACTATAGAGAGAGGGTGGCATTTATATGCAATTGAACTTCCAAGCAATGATGGACCAATAGCAACTACAATTGTGTTTGCTCCTTCTGATAATTATGAATTAGTTGGTAAACCTACAGAAGGAAAATATAAAACCGAGTTTGATCCAAATTTTAATATGGATTTAAACTATCATGAAGTGGAAGCTATATTTACACAAAAAATAAAAATTAAAAATAACGCTCCATTTAGAATTGAAGGAACTCTTGAATCGATGGTTTGTAATGCAGAAATGTGTCTGCCTCCCGAAATTGTTGACTTAGATTTTGCCATGAATGGTGCTTCAATCAGTAATGCTGAAATTGGAGTTGCAGGAGATGTTTCCAAAATTATCCCTCAATTACCCAATATGAAGATAGACGAACCCCTGAGTGATTGCGGTGAGAAAAAGGAAATAAGCAATGTTTGGTTAGTGTTTCTTTTTGGATTTATTGGAGGTTTAATAGCTTTGCTAACTCCTTGTGTTTTTCCGATGATTCCTTTGACAGTAAGCTTTTTTACCAAAGGTGGTAAAGACGGAAAGAAAGGTTTGGGTCGAGCTGTTTTATATGGTTTTTTCATCTTTTTAATTTACGCGGTATTGAGCGTTCCATTTCATTTTAACACCGACCCAGAGGTATTAAATGAAATAGCTACCAGCGTGTGGTTGAACGTGATTTTCTTCGCTGTATTTTTAATCTTCTCAATTTCATTTTTTGGATTTTTCGAAATTACTTTGCCAAGTAAGCTAACCAATAAGGCTGATTCAGCATCGGATGTTGGTGGTATATTGGGTATCTTTTTTATGGCATTAACATTAGCATTGGTTTCATTTTCTTGTACAGGACCGATTTTAGGAACGGTACTAGGAAATTCACTAAAAAATGGACCTTGGCCAATTACAGCAGCCATGAGTGGGTTTGGAGTAGCTTTAGGTTTGCCTTTTGCTTTGTTTGCTGCTTTTCCTAGTATCATGAAAAACTTGCCTCAATCTGGAGGTTGGTTAAATTCTGTTAAGGTTGTTTTAGGATTTATCGAACTAGCATTGGCATTAAAATTCTTATCAAATGCCGATTTAGTAATGCAATGGGGTTTAATACAACGTGAAACATTCTTTTTAATTTGGACAATAATAGGAGTAGGGTTAACACTATATTTGTTAGGCATCTTAAAGTTCCCACATGATTCGCCAATTATCAAGTTTTCACGATTTAGAATTATTTTTACCACAATAATTGTGCTGTTTACTATTTACATCTCAACTGGTATTTTTAAAAGTTCACCATGGAGCCATAACTTTTTGAGTGGATTTCCACCACCAGCATTTTACAGTTGGTACGAAAATGAAACATTCCATGCAGAGTTTACTGATTTTAATGAAGCATTGGCTGAATCCAAACGAACAAACAAGCCATTACTTATCGATTTTACAGGTTGGGCTTGTGTAAATTGTCGTAAAATGGAGGAAAGCGTTTGGACAGTTGCTGAAATAAAAGAAAGACTGAAAAACGATTTTGTGTTGGTTTCACTTTATGTAGATGACAAAGTTAAATTACCAGAGAATGAACAAGGTGTTTTTGAATTTGATGCTAACGGAATTGTTAAAAAGAAAACCATCAAAACCATTGGAAACAAATGGGCTACTTTTCAAACCCATGTATTCAATAATAATTCTCAACCGTATTATGTAATGCTTTCGCCAGATGGTGAGTTGTTGGCAAACCCTATTGGTTATATGGACGATGAAAAGGAGTATAAGGCGTATTTAGATTGTGGAATAGTTACATTTAAAAGTATTGAAAAGAAAGATGAGGTTGCACCAACTTTTCAAATAATCAATTAA
- the lnt gene encoding apolipoprotein N-acyltransferase: MQKLKLLGLSILSGLLMGISWPETGNLAPLFFVALIPLLYVEYHLFQNKAKSITVFGYAYLAFLVFNTFSTWWIWYASEAGMVMAEVLNSLFMATIFMWFHNIKKRLGTNKGYFALIVMWLGFEWLHYNWDLSHPWSTFGNTFANYTNLIQWYEYTGALGGSLWILLVNILVFNLFRKIVLLGNKWKEEVKLILILALLIIVPIVASLIIGSNYTEAENPIEVVVIQPNIDPYKDKFGGMSEAQQVDRILSLAKQKMTTTTDFVVAPETAIPRGCLEIELEDNYGVIEAKRLLTDFPKSKLIIGANTYIDYAKSNEKPTATARPDEQTGGWYDAFNTALQIKPYEEIKIYHKSKLVLGVEKLPFARILAPFEKYAINLGGTMGSLGVEKEAKIFENETAKIAPVICYESIYGEYVTDYITKGANVIFIITNDGWWEDTPGYKQHLAYAKMRAIETRRSIARSANTGISCFINQKGEILQATKWWEQAVISGKINLNSELTFYSKHGDYIGRVSAFIGALLIFWSLSLYFKQKFV, translated from the coding sequence ATGCAAAAACTAAAACTTCTCGGCTTATCTATTTTAAGTGGTTTACTGATGGGCATTTCTTGGCCTGAAACTGGAAACTTAGCACCTTTATTTTTTGTGGCTTTAATTCCTTTACTTTATGTAGAATACCACCTATTTCAAAACAAAGCAAAATCGATAACGGTTTTTGGCTATGCCTACTTAGCCTTTTTGGTTTTTAACACTTTTTCTACCTGGTGGATTTGGTATGCCTCAGAAGCAGGAATGGTTATGGCAGAAGTGTTAAATTCACTTTTTATGGCAACCATATTTATGTGGTTTCACAACATTAAAAAAAGGTTAGGAACAAACAAAGGCTATTTTGCTTTAATCGTAATGTGGTTAGGCTTTGAATGGCTGCACTACAATTGGGATTTATCTCACCCGTGGTCAACCTTTGGAAATACTTTTGCCAATTACACCAATTTAATCCAATGGTACGAATACACTGGAGCATTGGGTGGTAGCTTATGGATTTTGTTGGTAAACATTTTGGTTTTTAACCTATTCCGTAAAATTGTTTTATTAGGCAACAAATGGAAGGAGGAAGTAAAGTTAATACTCATTTTAGCTCTTTTAATTATTGTGCCAATTGTAGCATCATTAATTATTGGAAGTAATTATACCGAAGCCGAAAACCCAATTGAAGTCGTGGTTATACAACCAAACATCGACCCATACAAAGATAAATTTGGAGGTATGTCGGAAGCACAACAGGTAGATAGGATTTTATCGTTAGCAAAACAAAAAATGACGACGACCACCGATTTCGTGGTTGCTCCTGAAACTGCCATACCTAGAGGTTGCTTAGAAATTGAATTAGAAGATAATTATGGTGTAATTGAAGCCAAAAGACTTCTAACTGATTTCCCAAAAAGCAAATTAATAATTGGTGCTAACACTTACATCGATTACGCTAAAAGTAATGAAAAACCTACGGCAACTGCTCGACCTGATGAACAAACGGGTGGATGGTACGATGCTTTTAATACTGCTTTACAAATTAAACCCTACGAAGAAATAAAAATTTACCATAAATCGAAATTAGTGTTGGGTGTAGAAAAATTACCCTTTGCCAGAATTCTAGCTCCATTCGAAAAATATGCAATCAATTTGGGTGGTACCATGGGTAGTTTGGGCGTAGAAAAAGAAGCCAAGATTTTTGAAAATGAAACTGCTAAAATTGCTCCTGTTATTTGTTACGAGTCTATTTATGGCGAATACGTAACCGACTATATTACAAAGGGTGCTAATGTTATTTTTATTATTACCAACGATGGTTGGTGGGAAGATACTCCTGGTTATAAACAACATTTAGCATATGCGAAAATGAGGGCTATTGAAACCCGAAGAAGCATTGCAAGAAGTGCAAATACTGGTATTTCATGTTTTATCAATCAAAAAGGAGAAATTTTACAAGCTACCAAATGGTGGGAACAAGCTGTTATTTCAGGAAAAATTAACCTAAACAGTGAGTTAACCTTCTACTCCAAACATGGTGATTATATTGGTAGAGTTTCAGCCTTTATTGGTGCTTTGTTAATTTTCTGGAGTTTGTCGTTGTACTTCAAACAAAAATTCGTTTAA
- a CDS encoding proline dehydrogenase family protein produces the protein MVNFDDTEVAFKGKNQADLNRSYWLFKIISWSWLIKMGPTMLKILMPLRFPIPVIKSTIYKQFCGGETINECDETINNLGKNNVKTILDYSVEGKESETDFDANVLETIATVNKAKTTKLIPFSVFKVTGFARFALLEKINANQDLTPTETAEFERVKARIDKMCGAASAAGIPIFIDAEETWIQNTIDDIAMDMMRKYNKEKAVVFNTIQLYRWDRLDYLKAVTKIAEQENFFIGMKLVRGAYIEKERERAAEKGYKDPMQPDKASTDKDFNAALKYCVENINRIAFCCGSHNENSTQILIDLMQEHHIALDDQRVYFAQLLGMSDHISMNLAQKGYNVTKYVPYGPVKDVIPYLIRRAEENTSIAGQTGRELSLILKEKERREMFPAIIKK, from the coding sequence ATGGTAAATTTTGACGACACCGAAGTAGCCTTTAAAGGCAAAAATCAAGCTGATTTAAACCGAAGCTATTGGTTGTTTAAAATAATCAGTTGGAGTTGGTTGATTAAAATGGGTCCAACCATGTTAAAAATATTAATGCCTCTCCGCTTTCCTATTCCAGTCATAAAATCAACCATTTACAAACAATTTTGTGGAGGAGAAACCATTAACGAATGCGACGAAACCATTAATAATCTTGGAAAAAACAATGTTAAAACCATTTTAGATTATTCGGTTGAAGGCAAAGAAAGTGAAACCGACTTTGATGCGAACGTATTAGAAACTATTGCAACGGTTAACAAAGCAAAAACCACTAAACTGATTCCATTTTCTGTGTTTAAAGTAACTGGTTTTGCAAGATTTGCTTTGCTCGAAAAAATAAATGCTAATCAAGATTTAACCCCAACAGAAACGGCAGAATTTGAAAGAGTAAAAGCTCGAATTGACAAAATGTGTGGTGCTGCATCAGCTGCTGGAATTCCAATTTTTATTGATGCAGAAGAAACTTGGATTCAAAACACCATTGACGATATTGCAATGGATATGATGAGAAAATACAACAAAGAAAAGGCAGTTGTATTCAACACCATCCAATTGTATCGTTGGGATAGATTGGACTATCTTAAAGCCGTAACTAAAATTGCCGAGCAAGAAAATTTCTTTATTGGAATGAAATTAGTTAGAGGTGCATACATTGAAAAAGAAAGAGAACGAGCCGCCGAAAAAGGCTACAAAGACCCTATGCAACCTGACAAAGCAAGTACCGATAAAGATTTTAATGCCGCTTTAAAATATTGTGTTGAAAACATTAATAGAATTGCATTTTGCTGTGGTTCGCATAACGAAAATAGCACACAAATTTTAATTGATTTAATGCAAGAACACCATATTGCATTAGACGACCAACGAGTATATTTTGCTCAATTATTAGGCATGAGCGACCACATCAGCATGAATTTAGCACAAAAAGGTTATAACGTAACAAAATATGTTCCTTATGGTCCCGTTAAAGATGTAATACCTTACTTAATTCGAAGAGCAGAAGAAAACACTTCGATTGCTGGACAAACTGGACGTGAATTATCATTAATTTTAAAAGAAAAAGAACGTAGAGAAATGTTTCCAGCAATTATAAAAAAATAA
- a CDS encoding sulfite exporter TauE/SafE family protein produces the protein MNLFEIENIWIFLMILPLVAFMYAAVGHGGASGYLALMALFGFAPETMKPTALVLNLFVAGISFLHYAKSGHFNKKLFFSFAITSIPLAFVGGMIEIDASLYKKILGVLLVFAILKMLNVFGKETNETKEIKIWQGLSVGGSIGFFSGLIGIGGGIILSPVILLMKWGNMKEAAAVSALFIWVNSAAGLAGQFSSGVHIDAQALILVAIAVVGGFLGGYLGSKKFNNKILRYLLAFVLLTACIKLFSI, from the coding sequence ATGAATCTGTTTGAGATTGAAAACATTTGGATTTTCTTGATGATTTTGCCTTTGGTGGCATTTATGTATGCTGCTGTCGGACATGGTGGGGCAAGTGGATATTTGGCATTAATGGCATTATTTGGGTTTGCACCTGAAACAATGAAACCAACAGCATTGGTCTTAAATTTATTCGTTGCAGGAATATCGTTTCTGCATTATGCAAAATCGGGTCATTTTAATAAAAAATTGTTTTTCTCTTTTGCTATAACTTCAATTCCCCTGGCTTTTGTAGGTGGTATGATAGAAATTGATGCTTCGTTGTATAAAAAAATATTGGGAGTGCTGTTGGTTTTTGCAATTTTAAAGATGTTAAATGTTTTTGGAAAAGAAACGAATGAAACGAAGGAAATAAAAATTTGGCAAGGATTAAGTGTGGGTGGTTCTATTGGTTTCTTTTCAGGATTAATTGGCATTGGTGGAGGAATTATTTTAAGCCCTGTTATCTTGTTAATGAAATGGGGAAATATGAAAGAAGCTGCTGCTGTTTCAGCGTTATTTATTTGGGTAAATTCTGCAGCTGGGCTAGCAGGTCAGTTTAGTAGTGGAGTACATATCGATGCTCAAGCATTAATTTTAGTAGCTATTGCAGTAGTAGGAGGTTTTCTTGGTGGGTATTTAGGTAGTAAGAAATTCAACAACAAGATTCTACGATATTTGCTAGCTTTCGTATTGCTTACGGCTTGTATCAAGCTGTTTTCTATATAA
- a CDS encoding 3-phosphoshikimate 1-carboxyvinyltransferase yields MIKVLSGLNFEIKNLAEAKDTQTLLKLLSNDNIIFDVGHAGTVMRFLTAFLAIKEGEFALTGSERMQERPIKILVGALKTLGADITYLKNEGYPPLQIKGKKLAGGSIEIDGSVSSQYISALMLVAPYLEKGLNITFLGDITSKPYLEMTAQIMRYFGAELIWNSTGMEIKSGKYIAKDFFIEADWSAASYWYGMVALADKADVTLYGLQQNSLQGDAVVQKIYEQFGVNTEFIKNGIRLTKASNFQLPTSNFVLDFTECPDIAQTVAVTCAALNVPAKFTGLHTLRIKETDRIAALQTELTKLNYCVEVEGDDLIILPSLRTERSGEKQSARDNTIASCLAMTSIKTYDDHRMAMAFAPLGLLYPITIEDENVVVKSYPNFWEDLKSVGFEK; encoded by the coding sequence ATGATAAAAGTGTTGAGTGGATTAAATTTTGAAATAAAAAATTTAGCTGAAGCAAAAGATACCCAAACCTTATTAAAGTTACTTTCTAACGATAACATCATTTTTGATGTTGGACACGCTGGAACAGTTATGCGTTTTTTAACTGCTTTTTTAGCAATTAAAGAAGGTGAATTTGCGCTAACTGGTTCGGAGCGTATGCAAGAACGACCAATTAAAATTTTGGTTGGTGCACTTAAAACACTTGGTGCAGACATTACTTATTTAAAAAATGAAGGTTATCCGCCATTGCAGATAAAGGGTAAAAAACTTGCTGGAGGTAGCATTGAAATTGATGGTTCGGTAAGTAGTCAGTATATTTCGGCATTAATGCTTGTTGCACCGTATTTAGAAAAAGGCTTAAACATAACGTTTTTAGGAGATATTACCTCAAAACCTTACTTGGAAATGACGGCTCAAATTATGCGTTACTTTGGTGCGGAATTGATTTGGAATAGTACAGGGATGGAAATAAAATCTGGAAAATATATCGCTAAAGATTTTTTTATAGAAGCTGACTGGAGTGCTGCATCGTATTGGTATGGTATGGTGGCTTTGGCTGATAAAGCTGATGTAACATTGTACGGATTACAACAAAACAGTTTGCAGGGCGATGCCGTGGTACAAAAAATATACGAGCAATTTGGAGTTAACACCGAGTTTATTAAAAACGGAATACGACTAACTAAAGCTTCCAACTTCCAACTTCCAACTTCTAACTTTGTTCTTGATTTTACCGAATGCCCCGATATTGCTCAAACTGTTGCTGTAACTTGTGCTGCGTTAAATGTGCCTGCAAAATTTACTGGGTTACATACCTTGCGTATAAAAGAAACCGACCGAATTGCCGCATTGCAAACGGAGTTAACGAAACTAAATTATTGCGTTGAGGTTGAAGGAGATGATTTAATTATTTTACCGTCATTGCGAACGGAACGTAGTGGAGAGAAGCAATCTGCTCGTGATAATACGATTGCTTCGTGTCTCGCAATGACGAGTATTAAAACCTACGACGACCACCGTATGGCGATGGCATTTGCTCCGTTGGGGTTGCTTTACCCTATAACTATTGAAGATGAAAATGTAGTGGTTAAATCGTACCCCAATTTTTGGGAAGATTTAAAGAGTGTTGGGTTTGAAAAGTGA